In a single window of the Dreissena polymorpha isolate Duluth1 chromosome 3, UMN_Dpol_1.0, whole genome shotgun sequence genome:
- the LOC127872588 gene encoding uncharacterized protein K02A2.6-like produces the protein MCSVMSYGTAKLFEKVAPITRSDVIISGVNGPAVKALGMITLLCEHKNIKRSVNFQIMNTPRGINLLGRNDSVDFGLIMRIHTARLETESIIEKYSDVLGEEIGCIPGEYEIKIDKSIEPVVHAPRPVPVAIREQLQAELKHLEKCNIIAKVTEPTQWVSSLVCVRKKNGRVRICIDPTDLNRAIRREHYPMNSFDDVATRLNGSKYFTTLDANMGYYQIKLTEESSKLTAFNTPFGRYRYLRMPMGVKCSSEVFQRSMEQNFGNIDGVEIIVDDILIHGRTLEEHNKRLETVLQKARSINLKMNKKKCMFAKPEVDYVGHKLTGDGIKPTDQRVKAIADMREPESFSELETVLGMLSYVSKFIPNLSELNAPLRDMKRLETWSWGDEAKRAFNKIKEALVSTKVLQYYDLKKPVTLTVDASMRGLGAAIIQQDRVVAYASRALTPTEQRYAQIEKEMLAVVYGCEKFHKLLYGRDTFLVESDHKPLESILKKEIHKAPLRIQRMILKLQPYDFNLVHKSGKDMGLADCLSRLPLENQDEKTIAEELMVLKLDTLSCSNHDKIARATQADEQFQVLAKVIIRGWPETKCEVPVEAVPFWDYRDEISIYNGVLYRGERVCIPKEMRTETLKAIHKSHLGVENCKKRARELVFWPGMNKQIEDLIGKCSACLMHRKMSQKEPMIIQPVPELPWSKVGMDLCELEGNNYLIIVDYFSNFIEVAPLQRDTRTSTILKHIKQNVARYGIMDSIISDNGPQFTSAEFREFIEKYGITHITSSPLHQQTNGLAEKAVQTVKNLIKKCSETGDDIYLALLELRNTPRDNIGSPMQRLMGRRAKTLIPMKQTLRQPEATNENVAPKLLEFREKQKFYYDQHAKSKDNLQPGDAVRIKTPSGWKPAEYVKPSEYPRSHIVKAGESGREYRRNTDMLMKTKERPHIITTNNDVYIPAPTAPTETVAEQPSTTPNHENSASARSSETRDKPGKESVQDTVRKKTRSGREVHKPIRLNDYV, from the coding sequence ATGTGCAGTGTCATGTCATATGGAACAGCGAAGCTATTTGAAAAGGTTGCACCAATCACAAGGAGTGATGTTATTATTAGCGGTGTCAATGGGCCAGCAGTGAAGGCGCTAGGAATGATTACATTGCTGTGCGAGCATAAAAATATCAAGCGTTCGGTTAATTTCCAGATTATGAACACTCCAAGAGGCATAAACTTGCTTGGAAGGAATGATTCAGTTGATTTTGGGCTGATCATGAGAATACACACCGCAAGACTTGAAACAGAATCTATCATTGAGAAATATAGTGACGTCCTTGGGGAAGAGATTGGGTGTATACCGGGCGAGTACGAGATTAAAATCGATAAGTCAATAGAACCAGTAGTTCATGCACCAAGACCGGTTCCAGTCGCGATTCGTGAACAATTGCAAGCTGAACTAAAACACTTAGAGAAATGCAACATTATTGCTAAAGTAACAGAACCTACGCAATGGGTCAGTAGTTTGGTGTGCGTAAGGAAGAAAAACGGAAGAGTGCGAATATGCATTGACCCCACAGATTTAAACCGCGCAATCCGAAGAGAACATTACCCAATGAACAGTTTTGATGATGTTGCCACAAGATTGAATGGGAGTAAATACTTTACAACGCTAGACGCGAATATGGGTTATTACCAAATAAAATTAACTGAAGAGAGCTCGAAGCTCACAGCGTTTAATACTCCGTTCGGCAGGTACCGATACCTGCGGATGCCGATGGGCGTGAAGTGTTCGAGTGAAGTGTTCCAACGGTCCATGGAACAGAACTTTGGTAACATTGacggggtagaaataattgttgaCGACATTTTGATTCATGGTAGAACACTGGAAGAACATAACAAGCGCTTGGAAACGGTGCTTCAAAAGGCACGTTCAATTAATCTGAAGATGAATAAGAAAAAGTGTATGTTTGCCAAGCCGGAGGTGGACTATGTAGGTCACAAACTGACTGGAGACGGAATTAAACCGACAGATCAAAGAGTGAAGGCGATAGCAGACATGAGAGAGCCAGAAAGCTTCAGTGAGCTGGAAACCGTGTTAGGCATGCTATCGTATGTTTCTAAGTTCATCCCAAATCTCAGTGAGTTGAATGCACCACTGCGCGATATGAAAAGGCTAGAAACGTGGAGCTGGGGTGACGAAGCGAAGCGCgcgttcaataaaataaaagaagctCTTGTTTCAACAAAAGTACTTCAGTACTACGACTTGAAAAAACCTGTCACACTCACAGTAGACGCATCAATGAGAGGCCTGGGAGCCGCGATAATCCAACAGGACCGTGTTGTGGCATATGCGTCACGTGCGCTCACACCGACAGAGCAACGGTACGCTCAGATCGAAAAAGAAATGCTAGCCGTTGTATATGGCTGTGAAAAATTCCACAAACTGCTATATGGCCGAGATACTTTCCTAGTGGAATCTGATCACAAACCGTTGGAGTCGATtctaaagaaagaaatacataaagcTCCGCTAAGGATTCAACGAATGATTTTGAAGCTTCAACCGTATGACTTCAACCTCGTGCACAAAAGCGGCAAGGACATGGGTCTAGCAGACTGCCTCAGCAGATTACCGTTAGAAAATCAAGATGAGAAAACTATCGCTGAAGAGTTGATGGTTTTGAAGCTCGACACGTTGTCGTGTTCAAACCATGACAAAATTGCACGCGCAACGCAAGCGGATGAACAATTCCAAGTACTGGCAAAGGTTATCATTCGAGGATGGCCAGAAACGAAGTGCGAAGTTCCAGTTGAAGCCGTTCCATTTTGGGATTACCGCGATGAAATATCAATTTACAATGGAGTTCTGTACCGAGGGGAACGCGTGTGTATCCCGAAAGAAATGAGAACAGAAACGTTGAAAGCGATACATAAGTCGCATTTAGGGGTAGAAAACTGTAAAAAGAGGGCGAGAGAGTTAgtattttggcccggcatgaacaaacaaattgaagatCTTATTGGCAAGTGTAGTGCGTGTTTAATGCATCGCAAGATGAGCCAAAAGGAGCCAATGATCATCCAACCAGTACCTGAGCTACCCTGGAGCAAAGTTGGAATGGACTTATGCGAACTAGAGGGTAACAATTACCTAATCATTGTAGACTACTTCTCCAACTTCATTGAAGTAGCACCATTGCAAAGAGACACTCGAACGAGCACCATCTTAAAACACATCAAGCAAAACGTGGCTCGTTATGGAATCATGGACTCAATCATCTCGGACAACGGTCCACAGTTCACCAGTGCTGAATTCCGAGAATTCATCGAAAAATATGGCATCACCCATATTACGTCGTCGCCTTTGCACCAACAAACAAACGGCCTTGCTGAAAAGGCTGTACAAACCgttaaaaatctaattaaaaagtGTAGCGAAACAGGGGACGACATCTACTTAGCCCTGTTAGAACTAAGAAACACACCACGCGATAACATCGGATCACCGATGCAACGTTTGATGGGTCGACGCGCAAAAACACTAATACCTATGAAACAAACATTGCGACAACCAGAAGCAACCAATGAAAATGTCGCACCGAAGTTGTTAGAATTTCGTGAAAAGCAAAAATTCTACTACGACCAACACGCGAAGAGCAAGGACAATCTTCAGCCAGGGGACGCAGTAAGAATTAAAACCCCATCTGGTTGGAAACCGGCAGAGTATGTGAAACCGTCCGAATACCCACGATCACATATCGTTAAGGCAGGCGAATCGGGGCGCGAATATCGCCGAAACACGGACATGCTAATGAAAACAAAGGAAAGACCACACATTATCACCACAAACAATGACGTGTACATACCGGCACCCACAGCGCCAACAGAGACGGTAGCAGAACAACCATCAACAACTCCAAATCACGAAAACAGTGCTAGTGCGAGATCGAGCGAAACTCGAGACAAACCGGGGAAAGAGAGTGTACAAGACACTGTTAGAAAGAAAACGAGGTCAGGAAGAGAAGTTCACAAACCGATACGGTTAAATGACTATGTGTAA